TTGTATTCGCGCGGGGAGACGCCGAATCGTCTGGTGGGGCAGCAGGACCAACGGGATGCGCATCGCGCGGCCGCCGAGCCGGACTCTGGTGCGGGACGGAGAGCGTCTCTCTGGACCCGCGCTACCCCCGCTTCCCCCGCCACGCCTCGAACGCCTCGATGTCCCGCTGGATCTGCGCGAGCAGGGCCTCGGGGGAGTCGAACTTGCGTTCGTCGCGGTGGCGGGATTGGAAGTCGAGCTCGACGCGGGCGCCGTAGAGGTCGCCTTTGAAGCCGGGAAGGAAGGTTTCGACGACGAGGCGGTGGTCGCCGAAGGTGGGGCGGACGCCGATGTTGGTGAGGCCGGGGACGTGCAGGTCGCCGAGGCGGGTGAGGGTGAAGTAGACGCCGCGCGCGGGGAGGAGCTCGTTCTCGGGGGCGAGGTTGGCGGTGGGGACGAGGACGGCGCCGCCGCGGCCTTCGCCGTGAACGATCGTGCCGGCGAGGGCGATGGGGCGGCCGAGCATTTGCGCGGCTTCCTCGACGCGGCCGGCGCCGATCG
Above is a genomic segment from bacterium containing:
- a CDS encoding riboflavin biosynthesis protein RibF, with the protein product DFRFGRGRAGDVPLLNKLGAALGFTAHEVPPVMHDDERISTSRIRESIGAGRVEEAAQMLGRPIALAGTIVHGEGRGGAVLVPTANLAPENELLPARGVYFTLTRLGDLHVPGLTNIGVRPTFGDHRLVVETFLPGFKGDLYGARVELDFQSRHRDERKFDSPEALLAQIQRDIEAFEAWRGKRG